Proteins from a single region of Centropristis striata isolate RG_2023a ecotype Rhode Island unplaced genomic scaffold, C.striata_1.0 Scaffold_44, whole genome shotgun sequence:
- the LOC131968025 gene encoding mucin-2-like encodes MFNHSRVPAAHRSGAQDGSPSTHSSTHTHTPTTTHRHTRNSTTPQPLMSLITQPITNRPTRFTPQQQYTSPVINQAPDPETRETSKLYFKFIQATHHKHIMDTAIITGKFPPGMLRQVTRLTDFIKPSTPTPETRTKIHNNTTLWMHNTITILSEHYSNTLSAIDTSTYNPIAFQIATGWARKRYGDRLTTGTIQATEVHLQSTTEKQPSQQHSHQPRQRTSILPTIPEEQYPPLPKPVNSSTLSLYLGPRPTITEEITQMTPPTGTPTQPHQVTAGTQTTPPIKTNTPQASYIPSPYPVYKPAKTTNPTTHKPIRTGPIRPPPTTAPTPASRNPDPDITPPAPATSTPHPQRTRKVTWGPLPTAEDTYPGTPHTPISPISPPTPPMFKPRQPPTTSQTAAQVHHPTRHFYRNSELQTVTLNTRSNVSVHITDSILTSSPLTEPEGSRAEQVRQQTPKNNTLAGRDMMTGSNKVDSDQHPIPSEPSPAPTRETVLSGLPASGAGPTPTSPTTPNNNHLSPPCQTSSPIPSLPSNLTTPTQPPSIPPSPLPSSTPSPSPSPPHPPSPPPHSPQDTPTISEPAANSNINRIPAHPYPNIQLDSYPGANTYHFTKVMEKTPVNHHVKILIISIGTNNKDQDARQTSIKQLKTVFRLAGSTFPNADIYFPIINFSPQLTTTQKSNLTLINNVMATHFPILLEIPHDTFTTEKDNIHWTPFTASRIFENWLRQLNLP; translated from the exons ATGTTTAACCATTCCAGAGTCCCTGCTGCACACAGGAGCGGAGCCCAAGATGGCTCCCCCTCCACacactcatccacacacacacacacacctacaaccACACATAGACATACACGCAACTCCACCACACCACAACCACTCATGTCACTAATCACACAACCGATCACAAATAGGCCCACTAGGTTCACTCCACAACAACAATACACTTCACCAGTAATCAACCAGGCACCAGATCCGGAAACCAGGGAAACAAGCAAACTATACTTCAAATTCATACAGGCcacacaccacaaacatattatGGACACAGCAATAATCACTGGTAAATTCCCACCTGGCATGCTAAGACAAGTAACCCGGCTCACTGATTTCATTAAACCCTCCACACCCACCCCAGAAACTCGcaccaaaatacacaacaacaccACACTATGGATGCATAACACCATCACCATTTTGTCAGAACACTACAGCAACACCTTATCAGCCATAGACACCTCCACCTACAACCCTATAGCATTTCAGATAGCCACCGGTTGGGCCAGAAAACGCTATGGAGATAGACTCACCACCGGAACCATACAAGCCACAGAAGTACACCTACAATCAACCACGGAGAAGcaaccatcacaacaacacagcCATCAACCCAGACAACGGACCAGCATTCTACCCACCATCCCCGAAGAACAATACCCCCCTCTACCCAAACCTGTCAACTCCAGTACACTGTCCCTTTACCTAGGCCCCCGACCAACCATTACAGAAGAGATCACACAGATGACACCACCAACTGGCACACCCACCCAACCCCATCAAGTCACAGCAGGAACACAGACGACACCCCCAATCAAGACCAACACACCCCAAGCAAGCTACATCCCCTCACCCTACCCAGTCTACAAACCAGCCAAAACCACTAATCCCACCACCCACAAACCCATCCGCACAGGCCCCATCCGACCCCCACCAACGACAGCACCAACCCCCGCATCCAGAAACCCAGATCCGGATATCACCCCACCAGCTCCAGCCACCTCCACCCCACATCCCCAGAGGACCCGCAAAGTAACCTGGGGACCACTACCAACAGCAGAAGATACCTATCCCGGCACCCCACACACCCCCATTTCCCCCATCTCTCCCCCCACTCCTCCCATGTTCAAACCCCGCCAACCCCCAACTACCTCCCAGACAGCAGCCCAAGTTCATCACCCCACCCGCCACTTCTACAGAAACTCAGAACTGCAAACAGTCACCCTCAACACCCGTTCCAATGTCTCTGTTCACATCACTGACTCCATTTTGACTTCCTCTCCCCTCACAGAACCCGAAGGCTCCCGGGCGGAACAGGTCAGGCAGCAGACACCCAAAAACAATACCCTGGCAGGCAGAGACATGATGACAGGGTCAAATAAGGTCGATTCTGACCAACATCCAATCCCTTCTGAGCCCTCTCCTGCCCCAACAAGGGAAACGGTGCTGTCTGGCCTGCCCGCCTCGGGAGCTGGCCCCACTCCGACATCTCCCACTACCCCCAACAACAACCACCTGTCTCCACCCTGTCAGACCTCCTCCCCCATACCCTCTCTCCCTTCCAACCTAACCACACCTACCCAACCCCCCTCCatccccccctctcctctcccctcctctacCCCATCCCCTTCCCCCTCACCCCCtcatcctccctctcctcctccccactCTCCACAGGACACCCCGACAATATCAGAACCAGCTGCCA ACTCCAACATTAACCGGATCCCAGCCCACCCCTACCCCAACATCCAACTGGACAGTTACCCCGGAGCCAACACCTACCACTTCacaaaagtcatggaaaaaacccCGGTCAATCACCACGTCAAAATCCTCATCATCTCCATCGGCACCAACAACAAGGACCAGGACGCACGtcaaacttcaataaaacagCTTAAAACCGTCTTCCGCCTGGCTGGGTCGACCTTCCCCAACGCAGACATCTACTTTCCCATAATTAACTTCTCCCCACAACTCACCACCACCCAGAAAAGCAACCTCACCCTCATCAATAATGTAATGGCCACACACTTCCCCATCCTCCTGGAAATACCCCACGACACCTTCACCACCGAAAAAGACAATATTCACTGGACCCCATTCACAGCCAGCCGCATCTTCGAAAACTGGCTAAGACAATTAAATTTACCCTAA